A segment of the Cohnella algarum genome:
GGGCGACACCATGCCGACGAGCGTATCTTGCTCGTCGATCACCATCAGGCTCCCGACATTTTCCACGAACAAGCTGATGACGGCGTCGTTGACCGTCGTGTTGTCGCGGATGACGACCGGCCGGCTCATCCGGTCCTTTACTTTCCATTTTAAGAACGAGGCTTGGGCTCCCCGCTCCCGCTTCGCCGCCGTGCCCAAAAAATAGCCGACCTTCGGCTTGGCGTCGACGAGACCGAGCATGACCAGAACGGACAGATCGGAACGAATCGTCGGTCGGCTGACGCCGAGCAGCTCCGCAATTTGCTCTCCCGTGATCGGAGCGTGCCGGGTGACCAGTTCGACGATCTCCAGCTGTCTTGACGTCAATTCGATTTGCTCCCTCTCCTTCCCCGGGACGGTTATTCTCTTATATGATATAACATATTTCGATTTATGACACAATATATAATTTTATTAGTGTAACATATATAGCTGAAATCCGTTCCGGCAACGTTTGCTTCGGCAGCTAACCGAGGGATTGATTGTGCGGGGTTGTGCGGGGTTGTGCGGGGTTGTGCGGCGTTGTTCGGATCGAGAGGGGTTGTGCCGGGTTTGGCGGAGCTTGGTTGGAATTTGTCCAATCAAAACCGGCTTTTTCACGAAATACGTCATCTTCGTTGGATTTTGTCCAATCTGGCGAGACCTTATCGGCGTTTTCACCTGAATTCCAAGCTTTTCGTTGGATAAAATCCACTCTGGATAACGGTTACCCCGTTTTCCGCTCCCTTAATTGGACAAATTCCAACATAGGCTCCCTCCGCTTGAGCGCCCCCTCCTCTACCCCAATTTTCCCCAAAACTTTTTCGCAAGGCGAAGCACGTAAACGTTCCGATTTGCTCCAGAAGCCCGCTTGCCTCTAATCTTTCAATTATTTTCAGGATAAAAACAGGAGTTTAGGAGGTAACGAGACATGGCGCTCCTCTGGTATACTCTATGTATCTGGCACTTCGAATCTACTATATTTTACCGACCAAGGAGATGCTGATGCGAAAAACATATTGGGGAATCGCCATTTTCTGCCTCCTGCTGATGCTCCCCGCCTTCCGAACGGCAGAAGCGAACGTTGCGGGCGAATATATCGTGTTTGCCGACAACCTGAACATTCGCGGCGAAGCGGACAAGGACGCCGAAATCGTCGGCATCGCCAATCGGGGCGATCGGGTCGAGGTGACGGAAGAAGCGTACGGATGGTACCGGATCGAGACCGGCAAGATCGAGGGCTGGGCTGCGGGATATTTTTTGAAAAAGGCGGACGGAGCCGCCGCGGAAGGAAAGACGTCGCAAGCCTCCTCCTCCGAAGGCACGGAAGGCAAGGCGCGGCAAGGGACGGTAACGGCCGACTCGCTGCGGGTTCGCGAAGGGCCGGG
Coding sequences within it:
- a CDS encoding helix-turn-helix transcriptional regulator — encoded protein: MELTSRQLEIVELVTRHAPITGEQIAELLGVSRPTIRSDLSVLVMLGLVDAKPKVGYFLGTAAKRERGAQASFLKWKVKDRMSRPVVIRDNTTVNDAVISLFVENVGSLMVIDEQDTLVGMVSPKDLLKFAIGNANAPTIPIRMVMTKFAQLVTVSPEETVLEAARKMIDRQVNCLPVVRAKDGESEGGGLEVIGRITKTNITQAMVEMASDL